GCTTCTCATCCCGACTGTTATTGATGGAGATGAACACTCGTAATTAGTGGAGCTTTTCTTACTATAAATCATGAGATCAGATTTTATTCCTTGAAATTAGTGAATGCATTTTTCTAATGTACAGCTCTTTCCTTCACACTACAGCCAAGTGTCAAGATCCAGCTTCTACAGCATCAAGTCCATCCTGGACGGCAGTGGTGGATCTGACTTTCCCGAACTGGACGAACCGGTTGTTGATATCCAGAAGAATCTCATTATGGATGAAGAAGAATTCTTTGCCCCAGAGTATGACTATGATTTCAAAAACctgactgagactgagacctattggagaggtggagagaagtACGAGCGTCCATGTGGTTGGTACCGATTTGGACTCAAGGTTGGTGTGTCTTTGTTAGAGTTGACTTGTAATTTCAGAACGTCTTTCcaatttttttgtgaaactgCTCTTCATAAAATACCATTTATTGGAATGGGGAAGAGAAAATTGATGGGTGGAAACCAAATCTCCCAAACTGTCTCCTTTAAGGAATGGGATTGAATTTGTTCTTCTCTGGCCCAATGTCCCAATCCTCCAACAAGTTGGTGCAAATCTGTCCTTCACATTTTAtgtaatcctgctcacaaaaacacaaagcatgCCAAGAGGCAACAAACATATCGGCTTCATCAGAAACCATCCAAAGCATGTGATGTCAACACTTTGTCACAGGTGCTGGACAAGTATTGTGGAAATACCTGGCTGGGAACCACGTACCGTAGCACCCAGTCGAGCCCCGGGGAGTGGCCTGTGTCTTACCACGGGACATCAAAGACAGGTGCCGAAGGCATCATCGGAGATCACTACCAGGTTTGATTACATTTCCATTGTTATCAGTGTGAATGCTGTAGAATCACATtcacattataatttttttaaaccacaaaatgtaaaaatatctcctctcttctttaccatttttatttaagagtaacaaatataatttgaaagCTTCAAAAACATTGAAGGCCAGAGAGCAAGTAGAAAAAGACCAGGATGTGATTACTGTCACCATTGCTCAGACAATAACACACTTTATTTCAATAATAGTACTGTAATATAATCATTGTTGtaattgttaaaatgtttgttataaatgttattgtACAAATTCCATGAATGTTAATAAATTCTAATTCATACTTCTATTTAACAGCCAGGACCAGGGCAGGTCTATGGCAGGGGGATTTACTCCACACCGGACATAAATGAGGCGAACCGCTACGCCAAAACGTTCACCTCCATCAAGAATGGCAAGTCGTACAaagtgtttctgcagaatcGAATCAACCCTGAGTACAGAAAGAAGTACGTTAATGACCTCTACTGGCTGGTCCCCATCCCAAAGGGAACATCagaagatgaagagcaggagatgGTAGAGAGGGCCATCCGTCCTTATGGCCTTCTGCTGAAAGAGGTCTGATAGAGgaagatctctctctctctctctctcacacacagatatatacagtatacatacacacacacacacacacacacacacacacacatctggccAGTTGTGGAGCTTTGAACAATTCCTGTCTTTTTATTGTAATACGAACAAAGTACTCCGATGCTGTCAAATGTGATTTACATATCAAGATGAATATCGAAAAATAATATCTCATCTGTATGTGTGCTGTATAGACGGATGGAATAAACAACCTGCATTCTACCTGCTctgtctcctttaaaaaaaaaagctttgatgCATAAGATcaagttttaaatgaatttgtcTCTCAAATCGATGTCCCTCCACTCCATAACAGTAGTTTACAGGCATCACAAGAAGGTTtctgacatgaactccagaaattGTCTGGAGAATAGGGTCCAGAGTTTCTCCAAAGTTTTccatttcacatatgaagaacgcaacAGGAGATTCTCAAGACGTGTTCACGACAACACTGAAAACTTGGGATCACTCAAGTAAGGGTTAGAACATACTTCTGCTGaggagatcatgtgtttttgtttaccacaAATCATTGGCCCTCACCCCCAAAAGCTCTGTTAACCCTTTCAATTGTGTCTTCTAAGTGTATGCCACTGCTTTTTCATCCTCAGAtatattctttttgttttgtttatttttttcagttatACATCTGACACGTATCAGAAACATCATCATTAGCCTGAGTTTTTACTCAGggcctggcaggagaaactctcaCTTGGACAGTTGCATACTTccacacagcccctctggagaatgtcagtTTACCTTGAGTACAGT
Above is a genomic segment from Pleuronectes platessa chromosome 7, fPlePla1.1, whole genome shotgun sequence containing:
- the LOC128444966 gene encoding uncharacterized protein LOC128444966 — its product is MQPEDRSSEPSVSFQKRSFITSLGRELTVNMVDRSIALEALGALCNGNVTSVQQQASPAGFSKKNLQVGPRQNLSIKLLIPTVIDGDEHSQVSRSSFYSIKSILDGSGGSDFPELDEPVVDIQKNLIMDEEEFFAPEYDYDFKNLTETETYWRGGEKYERPCGWYRFGLKVLDKYCGNTWLGTTYRSTQSSPGEWPVSYHGTSKTGAEGIIGDHYQPGPGQVYGRGIYSTPDINEANRYAKTFTSIKNGKSYKVFLQNRINPEYRKKYVNDLYWLVPIPKGTSEDEEQEMVERAIRPYGLLLKEV